From the Candidatus Bathyarchaeia archaeon genome, one window contains:
- a CDS encoding homoserine dehydrogenase, translating to MRIILAGFGTVGQALAQILHQDADRLLQAYGFRPKLTTIVDSQGSCSDKSGLNIPLALKTKKKYGTVAKYPGTGSRNSNSARLISNSEAEIVVETTPTNFKDAEPGLSNIKTALANGKHVVTANKGPLALAMPALLELANHRKRQLRFSGTVGGGTPFLDFAAKCMPGERIIRIRGILNGTTNYILTRMENSSLTFEKALAEAQKKGYAEKDPTNDIEGLDTAAKIVIIADWILKKRYNLRNLEITGITKVTLQKLNQARASGAKIKLIGRIEESSASVGPEEVRADDPTCVPNTLNALTFSTEHAGDITLIGPGAGGERTASAIVRDIVSIRQGYAA from the coding sequence TTGAGAATCATACTGGCCGGCTTCGGAACCGTCGGCCAAGCCCTCGCACAGATTCTCCACCAAGACGCAGACCGACTTCTGCAAGCATACGGCTTCCGACCCAAACTCACCACCATAGTAGATAGCCAAGGATCCTGCTCCGACAAATCCGGACTCAACATTCCGCTAGCCCTGAAAACCAAGAAGAAGTACGGAACAGTAGCCAAGTATCCAGGAACAGGCAGTCGCAACAGTAACAGCGCTCGCCTCATTTCTAACAGTGAGGCAGAAATTGTCGTAGAAACAACGCCTACCAACTTCAAAGACGCTGAACCAGGACTGTCCAACATCAAAACCGCGCTCGCCAACGGAAAACACGTAGTCACCGCGAACAAGGGTCCCCTCGCCCTAGCCATGCCGGCGCTTCTCGAACTCGCGAACCATCGCAAGCGACAACTCCGATTCAGTGGAACAGTAGGCGGAGGAACCCCATTCCTCGACTTCGCTGCAAAGTGCATGCCCGGAGAAAGAATCATCCGAATCAGAGGAATCCTCAACGGAACAACAAACTACATCCTAACTAGAATGGAAAACTCCTCCCTGACATTCGAAAAAGCATTAGCAGAAGCACAGAAAAAAGGCTACGCCGAAAAAGACCCCACAAACGATATCGAAGGACTCGACACTGCCGCGAAGATCGTCATAATCGCAGACTGGATTCTGAAAAAGCGCTACAACTTGCGGAACCTAGAGATCACAGGCATAACCAAGGTCACACTGCAGAAACTCAACCAAGCAAGAGCATCAGGTGCGAAAATCAAACTTATTGGCAGAATTGAAGAATCATCAGCCTCAGTAGGTCCCGAAGAGGTTCGCGCAGACGACCCCACATGCGTTCCGAACACTCTGAACGCGCTCACATTTTCAACAGAACACGCCGGTGACATAACCCTCATCGGGCCTGGCGCTGGAGGCGAAAGAACGGCTAGCGCAATAGTTCGAGACATCGTCAGCATACGCCAAGGGTACGCAGCATAA